The Rhododendron vialii isolate Sample 1 chromosome 1a, ASM3025357v1 region AGGAAAATGGGCCTTGCTATAAGAATAAATTCACATTTCAGTTGGGACGTCAGGTTGCAATGCTGTTGGAGTACTAAAAACCTTTCTCGTTTCTTAATCGGTTTAACAGCTTCTGCAATTTCGGTAACAAAATGTACCATTTTAGATGAACTTGGAAACCAGCACCACTAAATGTTGTCTGCTTTCAGCACTCCTTCTGCATGAATTGGTTCTCAACCTTTTTAGATGCCGGCCTTCAGCAGTGGTTGAGTTATTTATTCAACTGTTGCTGCTTAGTTGGAAGCATTGTGGTTGCTCCTGTTCACATATGTCCATTTTCAAGCCACCAGTCTTACATTCTCTGAAACCATTTAAATACTACAATGACTGGATGTAAAAAATGCTTATTGCCGGCACTATATTACCAAGAACTCTCCATTGGCCAAATTCCAGATTTTGTGATTTGAAGAAGAATGAAAAATCATACTCTTTTTAATGCTTCCAATATTTGCGGACGCAAAAAACCGTATGAAGTTTCTCTATTAtggtatttgaaattttttggtgaAGTAATATGTTccagatcatttttttgctaatttaaaggattcctttttttcccctgtcCGATTGTGTTTTTTCATTATGTCTCATAACCCTTCTGATTACAAGATAAACAGAACGGTTGTAAAACTTATCATGGTTGCTTGCGAGTTTTGACATCCCCATGCATGCCACGAAATTTACTCCAGGCAGTCTATAGTTACAGTAAGTTTTGGATTGGGAAGTCTTTACCTCTGGTAGAAaagattttggcactccaaattTGTAATTTCTTCATGCTATTTGGGTTGAAATACATTATTTcgtgaatatttttaaaaattatcccTCTGTTGTTTCCCTTGGAATGTAGTTTTATGGTGAGCAGGTTTAAATGCCCAGTTGCAACtggaaaaaattcaattatgtGCTTAACAAGAAACATTGTATCACTGTCGTCGTAATCTTGCAATTGGCATATTCATGTGTGAGGATTTTTGCATGGTGATTGTTTGGACATTCTATAAGTATTGAATGATAGATGTTATTGTTGCAGTCTTGTGTTAATTTCTCTGTCGCGTTCTTAGTtatagaaaaagataaaatattTATATTCGTCTTTGCTTATCGCTATTGGTAtcattttatttcttctctttccaaTTTGTGCAGTATGTGCGACCTGGCACGGCACCAATGCCTGGATCAGTTCCTGTTGGTCTTGTAGGAGCGCCGGGTCAAGTTCGTCCACCGGTCAACATGGGCCCGGTTACTGGTTTTGGTAGAGGTGATTGGCGACCAACAGGAATAAGAAACACTTTTCCTATGCAGAAAAACTTACATCCAGGTTCTGGAATGAATGTTTGGGGGAACAATACGGCAGGgcgtggttttggaagtggctTGGACTTCACTCTTCCATCACACAAGTAAACTTTGGACAGCTctactttttagttttattgATGCACTTAATTGCTGATGTTATGATGGTTTGATgcattggttttgagatggggAGCTTGATTCTACTCCGGTTATGGTTTTGTCCCTTCTTAGTATAATTTTGAATGATATTGTTGTATGTCTGCATTCCTTCGAATTCTATGCCCATTTTCGATGACAATTCCTATTTTGATAGTTGTTAGTGGCCCTATTTTTGTGGTCTGTTGTGTTGCGGGCATGTCACAAGTTGTAGCGGGTTTTGTTGGATGTCCTACTTCGTTTTAACGTACGCTTAGTGTCTCCATATAAACCACCTCTACCGTGGATAAAGAGTGAGTGTAATGTTATTGAAGTCTTCATTTTGGGGGTCAGAGGTCAAGTTGTACTGTATTTGATCCAATTGGAGGTCTTCCTCCTTGAGGTGGGTCTCGCTCTCCTCtttctatttcatttttctgTCACTAGAAGGTTCATAATAGGTGGGATTAGAGCCAGTCAATGGACCACAGAGTGAAGCTGATAGAAAAATCCATGGAGTCACTTTCAAGAGGTCAAGAGGAGATAATCAATCAAATAGAGGTGTTCGGTAGGCTCAGTACTTGTATTTATCAATTGGTGAGTCGAAGTACAAATGAATCTGTTTAGAACCTTGCCCGAGTTAATGAGGAGCTATGTTATGCGAACTCGGGTAGTAGTAGCAGGTGTAGGTGTGTATCTAGGAGCTGTACATCTCAAATCTTAAAATAGAGGGTAGATAGTTACGGATCCAGATTTGGATAGGGTTACAAGGATGCGTGACAAAATTGTCTGTTGTTATATTTTCATATATAAACAATAGAAAAAAGGTGGCACTAACATATTTTATACAATGATCAACAGACCCAATAATAactttcttcttatttttcttcatcATGTTTCTATGAAGAAAAGCTTTGGCAGTTGTGTTATCATTTATATGGCTGTACCCGACCCTTATCCCACACCTGTGTTGTGTTGACACAGTTACTTCGCCCTAAATGgtggatccatgtaacatagatgGGGAGCCCTAAGTGGTGGTAGAAACTTCTGATGAGAAATGGAGAACTGTCAAGCCATTGTTGAAAGCCATGGCAACAGTGAGTCACACCACATTGATACTGATCAACCTATTGAGTTTAAGGTGAAGTCAGACCCTCTCCCATTCTATGGTGCAGAAAACTTTAGGGAAAGAAATCAAGTCGAATATGTTGCATAATGGACTAGGCAAGTTGGCGGAAGACGTGGACAAAGAATCACAAAATAATTTTCCCGTGGAAGACAATGAAGCCAAGAATGGTCAAGTGTTATCTGATCAAAAGATCATTCCCCATTGCCTTTTTGTGAATCCAGTCAGGCAGTCACGGATTTGCTATTGCAGATAagtattattttacttttaaggAGATTATTGAGATTTTTATGGCACTTCAAGACCATAGATTTAACAATATTTTGCTCGGGGTGGTTTCTTCTTCAAAGATGGAGGATCCCGGTTGATATATCTTTACCTTGAGGACAAGGTCATATTTTAAGGAGGGGGGACTGTTGCTTGTCTTGTCCACCCATTAAGTTCTATGTATGTTTGCTTTATGTTTTCTGGTTAGTGGCCCTATTTTTGTGGGCTTTTATAGTGGGCATCTCATCAGTAGTAACGGCGTTAGTTAGGTGTCCTACTTTCTAGGAACAAAGGCTTAGTGGATTGTTCTATCTTTTCAATAGAAACAACGTCTATGAATGGATAAAGAGGGACGGCATGTTATTAAATTCTTCATTTCGGAAGTTTTTCCTCTATATGAGCCAATTGGAGGTTCTCTCCTCAAATTGGggctctctcactctttcttccattttcattttGTGTTACATGAAGGTTCGTATCATATTGTGCGTAGACAATTTAGAATTCTGAAGCGGATCAGTCAATTACATATGTTGTCTATTTTGTGTTAACAATTATTGGGGTGTTGATCACCGACGCTACAGGTTCAGTTGTGAAAAATAAGCCTATCAACATTAAGGGTGTGGTCTTGAACCCAAGGAtaaccactttgtgcatatatgaCAAAGGTTAGTTTGGCATGCAATCTTCCCCTCTCGGACCGCCATTAATGAGGACTAAACTAGGTATATCTTTGCGGTTATTGGGTTGTTGATACTGTCCATTCATGATGATCGAGTATGCAACGATTTTCTCCTAGTTCATTACCTTAAGTCCGTGTTATCTGGAACGGGACTGGTTCGATATGTGAAGGGGAACCGGAATGCGGCCACATGCCCTAAATTGTGGTATGTCTGGTGTAAGCTTCTATAGATTGCTTCCAATAGAACACAGTAATGTCGAACATGGgattaaacattttctattccTCCAGTTATTTATGTGAAAATTTAGGAGCACTATCAGTTTATCACTAGTTTCTTACTTTTTATCTTGCCAAAGTTCCACTCTCTTGGCATTTAGCTTATTCAAGTTGACTTTTTCTCCCAAGAGAAATGTGAGGGAATGAATAGGATATACTCTAAGATCGCTTTTTTTCATTAAATGCAATGTTTTGTAATGGATAGTGTACAACATTTTATTCCAAAACTTAGATTGTTAGGATATTTGCATTTCCTGGTAAGATAGCCTCACGTTCTGAACCCATGTCTTTTTGGTCTTTCGCTTGTCTTTGTGAGTTATGACACCTTACCATCATATCCCTCCTGTTTTCTGGTGCAGTATGCAGTTTATGTTGAACATGGACACAAACCGCTTTCATGGTGCATTGTGATGTAGAACCGAAGTGTAACCCCTAGGAATCCAAGCCTAGGGGAGAATTAGAATCCACACTAATTCCAGAGAAACTGAAAAAACTTTATTCATTCAATGATCCATAGACGTATTGCAGGAGTCCTTTAGATAGGCCCGAGAGAtaacaaccaaaataaaagaggaaTATAACCTAACAAGATAAATCCTAACTTGCAAATGCAATAAATCCTAGATAAATAAATCCTAAATAACAGAGGAAATAAATAACTTAATGATAGCTCAAATGGGCCCACAATCATCCATCCATTTGGACACTGGATGGGCCATAATCCCTCGTCAACATCGGTGCACGCGTGTGGACCTGGTGTTTGCACCACATCTTCTAACTTACCATAAATGTATGTTTGGGATTATTTCTCTTGTTGACCTTCTCTAGTTTATATGCAGGACGATATTTGAGGTTGACATTAATAGCTTTGAGGAAAAACCATGGAGGCTTCCTGGCCTTGATATGTccgatttttttaattttggtttaaaTGAGGAGACCTGGAAAGATTATTGCAAACAACTGGTACGTATTAGCAATTACTGTATCATTATTTATAGCTATGTAAGCTGAGGATGCTGAATTTGAATTCTGAAGGAACAACTCCGCGTGGAGACAACTATGCAAAGCAAAATCTGTGTCTATGAAAGTGGGAGAACAGAACAGGTAATGAGTGCATTTGCATCTTGATGTATCAGTGTATGTGGTTGAAGAACAAAGTGGCCAAATGTCTTATCTTTCGTTGATTTCATTTCAGGAATATGATCCAGATCTGCCACCAGAACTAGCTGCAGCGGCAGGTGTTCGTGGCACTTCTGAAAATGCAAATATTGCGAAGTTGGACGGTGGACAAATTGACATAGCAAAAGGATCACAAGATGTGCGGCCACCATTAGTATGTCTTGGCAGTTATATTGTATTATTTTCTCCTGCCATCTAAATATTCTTTGGTCATGGTCCTCATTTTGCTGTAGCTAGTTAAGAATGGGACTCTTTATATTTAGATGCACTAAGTTTCTTTCTTGTGTCGGTCTTTGGGCTCATTTGTTTATCCTCTCTCCTTCTAGCCAATTGGGAGAGCAATACAGGTGGAAACTAGTTCTGTTGAGCGTCTCCCATCCACTGATACCAGGCCACTTCGAATCCGTGATTCCGATGTAATAATTGAGGTAATTTTCAATACTGTACTCAAGCACCTCTGGATCAATGTTAGGCTTTGTTGGATAGATGTTGATTTGAAATGAAGGTATTTGGCACTATATTCAATGAAAATAGCTCAAATTCAGATGGATAGTCTGCATATGGATTTTTTCATTGAGTTTTTGAGAGCTGATTTGGAATAGCTATTTATTGAGAGAGGGCGAGAGGGcttatttacctttttggtccccaaagtattagtgAGTGGCCAATTTCGTCCCCAATCTTTAAAAtgtgtgtcaatttggtcctcaCCTCTAACTCCGTCCCTCTTGTCCGTTAAAATAAGGGGCTTTTCCAGAATTTCACCTACAAGAGTACCTAAAACGCTTAAAAACCTACCCGAATCTAACCCTACCCCAAGTTCTTCTCAGGCTCAGCTACTTCCAGTCTTACAACCGCAACTACCACCTCCCCCTTCCCTGAAACACACCCATCAAAGTGAATTTCATACAATAACATGTTTCAAATCCTATCCAATCTATTTTTCTAATCCACAGTTTAACCCATTCTCTTCTCTGTAATTCCTCCGAcctttaaaactttttttttcactccTTTTTCCCCTCATTCCTTCTCTTTCTTGGAAGTAAAAAACCTTCAAATGTCCCAGAGAGAAATCTGAATCCTTTCTCTGTAGAACATAAACCAATTTGATCTCTGCTCATTGTTCCCAAAAAACTCTTTTGCATCTTGTTCGGTTGGAAAACCCAGTATTTTTCTTGCcttttctctgtttttctcATCTGGTTTTTCACTTAAAAATGAGTCTATGGGGCGGCGAAGGCGTGGACTTACTCACGGGGCTGAGGCGACGACAAGGCGGTGGATGTAGGAGGAGGGGGAGATGGGGTTGATGATGATAAGGGAGGGGTGGTGGACGGCGGCGGAGGGAGATGGAGTGGTGGTGAACGGCGGCGGAGGGGGAGAGGCGGCGAGCGGATATGCGGTTGGAGTGGCGGTTGGGGCGGAGTTGCCGCTGGAGGTGGAAGAAGCTGTCGCAGCGGGTGGGGGTGAAGTGGGTTGGTCGATGGTGTGGTGGCCGGAGCCGGAAATCCCAACATCCTCACACACCTGTCTCTCtagatatatgtgtgtgtgtgtgtgtgtgcgcgtgcgcgtgtgtatatttttgtttgtatcTAGGTTGAGAAAAGCTCCAGCAGTTCCTCTagtcttgtctctctctctctgagagagagagaagaaaaggaggAGGGAGAGATTTGATTTAGGAAGGCTGAAGTTTTGAATGGTGTGAAGGAGATTTCTGATTGTTTGCTTTcttccttttgattttgattttggaacataAAAAGAGGGGTTTGTATGTTGGGTGTGTTGCTGTAAATGaaatgagggagagagacagaTGATGGCAAGGGGTGAAATACCATTGATGCCCTTCATTTTAACGAACAAGAGAGACGGAGTTAGGggtggggaccaaattgacacacaTCTTAAACATTGGGGACGAAATTGGACAAATGTTTAGATTGGGGACGAAATCGGCCACTCACCAATACTTTGGGAACCAAAAAGGTAAACAAGCCCTGAGAGAGATTTGAAATCCTTCGTAGCTCCATTCATATGGAGGATTGTAGTTATACATGAACCGTAAATCCGTAATCAAATACATCTCTTCTACCTCTAATCCATCTTTCACTTCACAGGTCACGTATAGCTAATCAATGCTATATATTTGTTGGTATTGAACCCTAGTTCCCTTAATTTTGTTCCACATCTATCCAAACAGACCTTTAATATCCTTGCTCCTTGTGTTTAATGCCATTGGGTAATGTTGTGTGGCAAACAGATAGTGTTGCAGGGCTCTACAGATGATGCTTCCTTGCCTGGGAATGATGTGACAGAGCAACCGGAAAATGAACCTTTGAGGGAGAGTTTCAGAGGTGGCCAGGAAACTAATGGGGACATCATAGAGCAACAAAGTGGTGGTAGGAAGAGGGAAATTGTTGGGAGAAGAGCTCCATTTATGAATTCCATTCATGACAACATGATTGAAGGAGAATCACTGCTTCCGCATCGTCCCGATTCTAGAGAGCGTTCTTCTTCAAATCCCGGAAGGAATGTTGGCACCCTTCGTGAGGAGAGGtatgaaataatttttgattaAATTCCATGCCTTTTCTGCATGTTGACGAATTCTAATCAGTTGACAAATTATATCACATTGATGTTGGATTATTTTGTCGTCAGTAATTTTGGCTTCAATCCAGTGGTATGTGCTTGTGAATGCTAGGTTTTTTATTAATAAGCAAATAAATAATAGTAGTCTAAGATATTAAGGGAATGCCATCCATAGATATTATAACAAGAAGGCCAACAAAAAGCCCTACAGTCTCAAGGAATTGGTCGAGAGAGGGATTCCCCTCCTTCAACTCCATACTCTGCAAAAGAGTAACAAAACACTTTTTAAGTCTATACAATGGACACTCTAAGCCAGCAACTGACACCTTTTCCTTCGCCGGCAAACTGAGCCTCATCAAACAATAAAGAAGCCATCATCTAGATCTTCCTCTGTCTCCTTCCCAACTTTGCAGCTCGTCACCAATAAAGAAGCTCCATGACACCTTCTGTGAAAACCCAAACCGTAccttaaaaaagagagaagaaaacccAAACCGTACCTAACCCAGATAGGACTGAAATCCACGGATCCCAGTGGACTGGGCAATATCCTATCCAAGAAGGTGAACTTTGCAGAGCAAAAACAAGGCAGCAAGAGTTGAGTGCCGGTTGGAAATGACAAATGGAttgaatcattttccttttgattGTCACCACAACTATTCTGTTTGTTTTATAATGGCTAGTTGGATCAATAGGAGGGCATTATGTTACACTAGAGGTCGGGCATTAGCGATGTGTGTAAATTATCTTGGAACTCTTGCTATTATTTGTTCGTGCGGTTTCATAAAATATTCCTATATCTTTGAAATGGGTTTACTGTCACAAAAGGGGGgcaaacaaagaaaattaaaaaattctttTGCAAGTTTGTCGTGCAGAGGACACCCATGAAATGGATGCCAGTAGAAAGAGAGTTTTCAGTAgcttttttgcccaaaaaactGAAGCAGTTTGCCGATGAAGGGGATAAAAAAACTGCAGCTAGTTCGTGGGTTGGGTGGTTATAATATTTGTTTTCccctatgatgcaccgacacggacaccgacacggacacggacaccgaaaccgacaccgggacacggaaattctaaaaaaatggggacacggacacggcaggggacacgccacgtgtatatttatttatttatttatatatataaataaataaataattatagtttagcacccagaaatttaaaaaatatataatttggtcccaaatttttttaaaaaaaattacagtttgacccctaaatttttcaaaaattacagtttggcccccaaaattttaaaaaaaattacagtttgacccctgccgtgtccccatcggtgtccccgccgtgtccccagcggtgtccccctcaaaatttaatattaaaatatgggacacgccacgtggcgtgtcccgtacgtatctccgaggtgtcccgcggtgtccccgtgtccccgtgtcctgacactgcgatacttcgacctttagaggtgtcggtgcttcataggttttcCCGTTAGTGCCCTTACAGTTATTGAGAGCAGCAGTTAATTTAAATGGTAAAATGTTTCAACTTTTTGGACAATTTTGGAATAGAAAATTGTGAGCCAGCCTCAAAAAGAATCTACAAAAATCGATGCTCTccctttagagagagaatagattGTTACGCTCGTGAAAAAACAGTTAGGATAAATAAAAACAGTTAGGAATTACTCTAGGCTTTTGCTGTCTGGTTGTATTGCTAAGTTTTTAGTTATATTTTCTGTAGTACTACTCATCTGATTTGGTAGCCAAGATGTGTGATAGTTTCATTGCTCTATTAACCAGTATCTTCGTCTTCAGAAACCTCTGCACATATTTTGTTTGGCACGACTTGTTCTTATTGCTAATGGTTCATGTTCTATTATTGGCTGTCATTCTTTTTATCATGTTTGCTAGTTCCCGATGGTGTTTGGTTGGATAATTGACTTAGTAGTATTACATTCAAtttagtttttgattttgaaatatttCATCTCTGGTATTAAGTAATTCCTATAACTTCCTCTTCATAATCCAGGCAGGCAAAGGGGGGAGCACGCGACAGATCCCCTATTATGACACATAGTAGTAGTACACTGGATAAAGGCGTTCTTCGCACTCAGAAGGAAGATTCAGTTGAAAGCAGTGGTGGAAAACAAAGCAATCAGTTCTCATCTCCGGCCACCGTTGGGAGTGATGAGGAGCCCGATGTTGAACATcgtgatggcttgcatggaagCTCTGTAATGTCTGATGGAGGGGAAATGGCTTTGGACAGAACCACCTTTACTGATACCCACATATCGGAAAACCAATTGCCTTCTGTGAAAAAGCAAAAACTCAGTTCTCGAGTTAGACAGTCTCCTGATCAAGAGATTGGTAATGAAGGGGACATAAAGGCTGCTAGAAGCAGAGAAAACAGCAAAGCAAGATCGGATAGCAGCAGAGATTACCACAAGTTCCCCGATAGTATTGACGAGGAAGTTGTTCAACGTGGACGTTCTACACAAATGGGGAACTTGAAGAGACCCCACGGTGAAGATGAGCAGAGTGTGCGAAGAAAGAGACGTGAAGTAGAAAAGCACCGCATGGTGGAAAAAGGATGGGAGGATTCTCACTCTCGTCGAGATTTGGATCCTCATTTGGCTCGTCACTCGCACATGAAAACTGAGGGTATAGACAGgcgaaaggagagagagaattctgAGGGAGTTTGGCAGCAAAGAGATGACGATCCACATGGAAGGAGGGCTAGAGCTGAGGAAACAAGGAACAAGGtccgagaaagagagaggatggATAAAGATGAGCATCTTCAGTTGAGGAAACAGTTGGACTATGGTAATTCTAGGGGCTATCATGATAGAGATGTGGGATCACGACCAAGAGAAAGGGATGACAATTTGAAGAGTCAATATGAGAATATGAACAATCATTATaccaaaagaaggaaagaagaagattatTCAAGGAGGGATGGTGAAAAGGAAGAAATCTTACATAGCCATAGAGAAAACCCAAGTCAGCGTAAGCGAGATAGGGATGATGCTTTGGACCCGCGGAAGAGAGATGACCAAGTGAGAACAAGAGAGGACAATTATAATTCTGTTAGGTACAAAGAAGATGACTGGATTCACAGAGACAGGGATCAGATGCACAGAACCAAACAATCACATGAAGAAAGTTTATTGAAGAGGGAAAGAGAAGAACGACGGGAAGGAGTAAGGAAAACTGGACGAGCTGCAGAAGAAAAACTATGGGTCCCCCATGGTAGAGTGAAGGATGAGTATAAGGGAACTTCTGCCAGagattaccaatttaaagagaCCAGTCGGCATAATGAGCAACTTACGAGAAGGGTTGAAGATGGAAGCCTATCACAGCATAGGGGACATGATGATTTCCATTCAACACGTGGAAGCCAACACAACGAAGATGAGAGAAGATCAAGGCAGGAAAGGGAAGGTACTCGGAGGGATCTTGTTGGTGGTGGTTCTGATAACAATAGGGTGCATGAAAAGAAACGTAAAGCTAACATGAGGAGTAAAGATTCCAAGGGCGGAGATGGTAACTCTGTGGGTCCTTCCACGATAAGTCAAGAAGACCAAAGTGGTCACATGAATGAGCGGGTACGTTACAACTCCAGAAACACTAACATGCCACTGCTGAGGTAAAAATGCCTCCCCATGTGTCGAGTTACTATGACATGAACTAGTAATTAGTGAACATGTTCCATAGGATGCCAATATACTGCATTTGGTGCTTCGCTGTGATTGCCACTATCCAGGAGTTGTTTTGGATCCCTTGAGTAACTATGATTGATTACATGGTTGAAGTCTTCAATTCCATTAGCTTCTATCAGTTCTATGTGTTAGAAAACGGGGATGTGTTGTCCTCTTCATGGTTTAGGAATAGGGATCGATTCTTGTGGTTCCCATTTTGACCCAACGTCTGATATATGGCTACTTCTGAGAATTCACCAAACAGTTGTATTGAATCTCAGTAAGTGTTGGAACTATTTCATAAGTACAGTTTAATAGATTATTGCCACAAGCATATGTTGGAGGGCTGCTATAAGGCTACTCTATTGGTCTGTTAAACTGTTACATCATACTTAATTTAGGGGGCTTTTTCCATGTCCATTACTTTGACAGTGAGCTTTGAGTTCTTTAGTAGACTCTTGTGAATTCTGGTTTTCTTTGTTGCATCCTCTGAAGAATACTTTTGTTCTGATGCGTCCAGGTTTGGGTCACGTAGGTACATGTTTCATGGTCCTTTTTGTGAATGACATTCATTGTGTGCAAGTAATTTGTTACGCTGGAATATGTATGTTAGGGAATTCTGATAATTTGCAACAAAACTAGCACTACAGGGAAAAGCCTAAGCAAAGAAGAGAAGCACATTTGCAAAAATCCAAATTAAGGACGATATATAGACTGAGCAGGGAGGATACTTGCAATAAAACTATTGTCTTGAAATTCAATGCTAATGCATTATAAAATCCCTAGGAATCGTTTGATACCTGATAGTTGATGATGATACCTTTGCGGTGGGCCAATGGGGCTTTTGACTAAATGGGACCCCACTGGAAGTAGAACAAATTCAGCATTTCTTCCCAGAATTGGAACTTCTTAATCACATTGGCAGTTTTAATGATGGCATCCCATGGCGAGTGATTATTTTTGAGATAAGAAGCATGGTATATACACAAATGGATACATGAACCGGTAAGTTTTTCAAAAGTTAAGACACGGACACGTTGGGGACATGTGGAATGTGGTAAGTATTAACACATCTTCAAAGGTGGGCCCTACGTGTTTGCAGTGTGTTCCTTGCATGTTCCTAGTGTGTCTGCAAAAGTAACGTATCTGACTAACAAAGCATAATAAGTAAATCGAACACGTACTTCTGTGTGTTTGGTACATCTGAAACATTGACACGCATCATATACGGATTCATGAGGCTGGCAGACATGTTCCTTTCTTCTTAATTTGTTAGGACAACAGTTTGTCCCACCATCTCCTCTATTCTTTTGCCTCCTAATAAGTGGTATTCAGCCGTTTCAACCGAAACTCTTCCCTCGACCATTTTGGCTGGAAACTTCCTAGATCATTCAGCGTTTTTACATTTTAACTTTAATTTGGGATTATTATGATTGCTTTTGTTCAGGTGATACTGAAAGGCACAACCGAGCAGGGAAAACATAATGAAGATGCTTCTTCAGACGATGAACAGAGAGATTCAAGAAGGGGACGGTCCAAATTGGAACGTTGGACAAGCCATAAGGAGAGGGATTTCAATATCAACTCAAAGTCTTCATCATCTTCCATGAAGGTTAAAGAGATTGACAAGAGTAAAAATGGAGCCAGCAAGCTTCCGGAAGAATCATCCAAGACTGTTGAAACCATCAATGGTCAACATCCCTTGGGTGATCAAAAGGATCAAAATGATGGGAAATCAGTGGGTGGTAGAGACTCGGACACAGCTGCAAAGTTGAAGCAGCGAAGCGAGCGTTTCAAGCTTCCAATTCCAAATGATAAGGAAGCTACGGTGATTAAAAAGATGGAGAGTGAACCATTGCTGCCTTCCGCCCAAAGTGGAGCCAATGACGATCCGGAGATCAAACTAGAGCGTCCGCCTCGGAAACGGAGGTGGATTAGTAACTAACTGTGGAATGAAAtaacatgtttttgtttttgcttattGTTATGTATTATACACCGGCAAATGTAACATTGTCCTGCCCATTGATGGGCTCTGAATTCACATTTTTACTCCAAAGAAACATTAATTTGTAGCGAACTTTATTGTATGGATTGTACAGCAGTTGCTCGGAGGGCACTTAAGTGACCAGTCCGAGTCAAAGTCGTGTAGCTGACTCGAGTGAAGGCTTTTGCTCCAGGTGGTGAGGAAGAATGCCGGcttcttcaagtttttgatgTGGAGGTTTGGAGAAGTTTCAATGCAGGGAACCATTTGGGTGAGAAGGAAAATTGGTGATCTGTGCTTACTGCAGAAGGAAAATTGCCAAGGTAGATATAAATGGGTGATCTGTG contains the following coding sequences:
- the LOC131303754 gene encoding FIP1[V]-like protein isoform X2, which gives rise to MEDDDEFGDLYTDVLRQFQPSPVSSPPPVPPKSPIDLNLLTQNDDVFPLGAAPNPNPNPKPNLNFTLSHHTQTLASNSPPDSNRNSNQEAVRDEGLADRASSESRVLERGGKDDFLVVEKNEGLIDKEENFDRFDIEEAEEEEPVIPGVSDRRGEGNDDWVSESDDDDLKIVLNESNHDGMVMEGLGDEDDDDDDPLVIVADSDPGLIPMEEREWAEDATTRGADGERKEVGEGAKANGGAVVAPKIGFNSSFTYQPFHSQFKYVRPGTAPMPGSVPVGLVGAPGQVRPPVNMGPVTGFGRGDWRPTGIRNTFPMQKNLHPGSGMNVWGNNTAGRGFGSGLDFTLPSHKTIFEVDINSFEEKPWRLPGLDMSDFFNFGLNEETWKDYCKQLEQLRVETTMQSKICVYESGRTEQEYDPDLPPELAAAAGVRGTSENANIAKLDGGQIDIAKGSQDVRPPLPIGRAIQVETSSVERLPSTDTRPLRIRDSDVIIEIVLQGSTDDASLPGNDVTEQPENEPLRESFRGGQETNGDIIEQQSGGRKREIVGRRAPFMNSIHDNMIEGESLLPHRPDSRERSSSNPGRNVGTLREERQAKGGARDRSPIMTHSSSTLDKGVLRTQKEDSVESSGGKQSNQFSSPATVGSDEEPDVEHRDGLHGSSVMSDGGEMALDRTTFTDTHISENQLPSVKKQKLSSRVRQSPDQEIGNEGDIKAARSRENSKARSDSSRDYHKFPDSIDEEVVQRGRSTQMGNLKRPHGEDEQSVRRKRREVEKHRMVEKGWEDSHSRRDLDPHLARHSHMKTEGIDRRKERENSEGVWQQRDDDPHGRRARAEETRNKVRERERMDKDEHLQLRKQLDYGNSRGYHDRDVGSRPRERDDNLKSQYENMNNHYTKRRKEEDYSRRDGEKEEILHSHRENPSQRKRDRDDALDPRKRDDQVRTREDNYNSVRYKEDDWIHRDRDQMHRTKQSHEESLLKREREERREGVRKTGRAAEEKLWVPHGRVKDEYKGTSARDYQFKETSRHNEQLTRRVEDGSLSQHRGHDDFHSTRGSQHNEDERRSRQEREGTRRDLVGGGSDNNRVHEKKRKANMRSKDSKGGDGNSVGPSTISQEDQSGHMNERVRYNSRNTNMPLLR